A window of the Cicer arietinum cultivar CDC Frontier isolate Library 1 chromosome 6, Cicar.CDCFrontier_v2.0, whole genome shotgun sequence genome harbors these coding sequences:
- the LOC101515579 gene encoding histone deacetylase 14, chloroplastic isoform X2: MERPHTWLNSKFEESHPESHFRVPAIVKALEEMKLTSKFRGSEVVELQHFEPATIDDIASVHARAYVSGLEKVMDQALEKGLIFIEGSGPTYATSTTYQESIVAAGAGLALVDSVVAASKINKDSPTGFALIRPPGHHAVPKGPMGFCIFGNVAIAARHAQHVHGLKRVFIIDFDVHHGNGTNDAFYDDPDVFFLSFHQDGSYPGTGKFDEVGAGDGEGTTLNLPLPGGSGDTAIRTLFDEVIVPCAQRFKPDIILVSAGYDGHVLDPLANLQYTTGTYYMLASSIKQLAQNLCGGRCVFFLEGGYNLKSLSYSVADTFRALLGDKSLASEFDNPNILYEEPTIKIKQAIQRIKHIHSL; encoded by the exons ATGGAGAGACCTCACACTTGGCTCAACAGCAAGTTTGAG GAGTCTCATCCAGAATCACATTTTAGAGTTCCTGCAATTGTGAAAGCTCTGGAAGAAATGAAACTCACTTCAAAG TTCCGTGGCTCTGAGGTCGTTGAACTTCAACATTTTGAGCCTGCTACGATCGATGACATTGCAAGTGTGCATGCAAGAGCCTATGTTTCTGGGCTTGAAAAG GTTATGGATCAAGCTTTGGAGAAGGGCCTTATTTTCATAGAAGGTTCTGGACCAACATATGCTACTTCCACT ACCTACCAGGAGTCAATTGTAGCAGCTGGTGCTGGATTGGCCTTAGTTGACTCAGTG GTTGCAGCTTCAAAGATAAATAAAGATTCGCCTACTGGTTTTGCTTTGATAAGACCACCAGGACATCACGCTGTTCCAAAAGGACCTATGGGCTTCTGCATTTTTGGAAATGTGGCCATTGCGGCTCGTCATGCTCAGCATGTTCATGGACTGAAGCGTGTGTTTATAATTGACTTTGATGTTCACCATGGGAATGGAACCAATGATGCTTTCTATGATGATCCAGATGTATTTTTCCTTTCCTTCCATCAA GATGGAAGCTATCCAGGTACTGGCAAATTTGACGAGGTGGGTGCTGGGGATGGTGAAGGAACTACACTAAACCTGCCTCTTCCTGGAGGTTCAGGTGATACTGCTATTAGAACTTTGTTCGATGAAGTTATTGTACCTTGTGCTCAAAGATTTAAGCCAGACATTATTCTTGTTTCTGCTGG GTATGACGGCCATGTTTTGGATCCACTAGCAAATCTTCAATATACAACGGGAACATATTACATGCTTGCGTCCAGTATTAAACAACTAGCGCAAAACTTATGTGGGGGCCGATGTGTATTTTTCTTGGAAGGAGGATATAATCTCAAGTCTCTCTCATATTCAGTGGCAGACACATTTCGCGCACTTCTCGGGGACAAAAGCTTGGCATCTGAGTTTGATAACCCAAACATTTTGTATGAAGAACCAACAATAAAGATTAAGCAAGCAATTCAGAGGATTAAACACATACATTCCCTGTGA
- the LOC101515579 gene encoding histone deacetylase 14, chloroplastic isoform X1, with product MHLHNLPRSPPSSSGNALFLVGQHVSRWKSSYYECELNTRVFDNRLLFRKNQRHRGAKKKCLGASVYCSSDVPNSSSLPSIQQLSDARVIYSVAPSMGHNQESHPESHFRVPAIVKALEEMKLTSKFRGSEVVELQHFEPATIDDIASVHARAYVSGLEKVMDQALEKGLIFIEGSGPTYATSTTYQESIVAAGAGLALVDSVVAASKINKDSPTGFALIRPPGHHAVPKGPMGFCIFGNVAIAARHAQHVHGLKRVFIIDFDVHHGNGTNDAFYDDPDVFFLSFHQDGSYPGTGKFDEVGAGDGEGTTLNLPLPGGSGDTAIRTLFDEVIVPCAQRFKPDIILVSAGYDGHVLDPLANLQYTTGTYYMLASSIKQLAQNLCGGRCVFFLEGGYNLKSLSYSVADTFRALLGDKSLASEFDNPNILYEEPTIKIKQAIQRIKHIHSL from the exons ATGCACCTCCACAATCTTCCTCGCTCTCCTCCTTCTTCCTCTg GGAACGCATTATTTCTCGTTGGTCAGCATGTAAGTAGGTGGAAGAGTAGTTATTATGAATGTGAGTTAAACACTAGAGTTTTCGATAATAGATTATTATTCCGTAAGAATCAGAGACACAGAGGTGCGAAGAAGAAATGTTTAGGAGCGTCCGTATACTGTTCCAGCGATGTTCCCAATAGTTCTTCACTGCCTTCTATTCAGCAACTCAGTGATGCACGGGTTATATATTCCGTAGCTCCATCCATGGGCCACAATCAG GAGTCTCATCCAGAATCACATTTTAGAGTTCCTGCAATTGTGAAAGCTCTGGAAGAAATGAAACTCACTTCAAAG TTCCGTGGCTCTGAGGTCGTTGAACTTCAACATTTTGAGCCTGCTACGATCGATGACATTGCAAGTGTGCATGCAAGAGCCTATGTTTCTGGGCTTGAAAAG GTTATGGATCAAGCTTTGGAGAAGGGCCTTATTTTCATAGAAGGTTCTGGACCAACATATGCTACTTCCACT ACCTACCAGGAGTCAATTGTAGCAGCTGGTGCTGGATTGGCCTTAGTTGACTCAGTG GTTGCAGCTTCAAAGATAAATAAAGATTCGCCTACTGGTTTTGCTTTGATAAGACCACCAGGACATCACGCTGTTCCAAAAGGACCTATGGGCTTCTGCATTTTTGGAAATGTGGCCATTGCGGCTCGTCATGCTCAGCATGTTCATGGACTGAAGCGTGTGTTTATAATTGACTTTGATGTTCACCATGGGAATGGAACCAATGATGCTTTCTATGATGATCCAGATGTATTTTTCCTTTCCTTCCATCAA GATGGAAGCTATCCAGGTACTGGCAAATTTGACGAGGTGGGTGCTGGGGATGGTGAAGGAACTACACTAAACCTGCCTCTTCCTGGAGGTTCAGGTGATACTGCTATTAGAACTTTGTTCGATGAAGTTATTGTACCTTGTGCTCAAAGATTTAAGCCAGACATTATTCTTGTTTCTGCTGG GTATGACGGCCATGTTTTGGATCCACTAGCAAATCTTCAATATACAACGGGAACATATTACATGCTTGCGTCCAGTATTAAACAACTAGCGCAAAACTTATGTGGGGGCCGATGTGTATTTTTCTTGGAAGGAGGATATAATCTCAAGTCTCTCTCATATTCAGTGGCAGACACATTTCGCGCACTTCTCGGGGACAAAAGCTTGGCATCTGAGTTTGATAACCCAAACATTTTGTATGAAGAACCAACAATAAAGATTAAGCAAGCAATTCAGAGGATTAAACACATACATTCCCTGTGA